One genomic region from Haloterrigena gelatinilytica encodes:
- a CDS encoding DUF7342 family protein, protein MSRKTRIKRVLERADKPLSTNEVAARASVAWHTARDDLEELHDEGAAYRTELNNRLTMWWDCEIPL, encoded by the coding sequence GTGAGCCGGAAAACACGGATCAAACGCGTCCTCGAACGGGCAGACAAACCGCTATCCACGAACGAGGTCGCCGCCCGAGCGAGCGTCGCATGGCACACAGCCCGAGACGACCTCGAAGAACTCCACGACGAGGGCGCGGCGTACAGGACGGAACTGAACAACCGGCTCACCATGTGGTGGGATTGCGAAATCCCCCTGTAA
- a CDS encoding XF1762 family protein, giving the protein MNTFLERKDVDHKLGGVVKWRACFGARYRGRLVGVCIVDRPTARMLDDEKYCEITRYASRPDRPSNMGTWLISRARDWAALEGHEKLIAYAGVAGNRGTLYDGAGFEEVEVTNATGVGWQTRDGRKSWDDYTRRKWVYELEGAERW; this is encoded by the coding sequence GTGAACACCTTCCTGGAGAGAAAGGACGTGGACCACAAACTCGGTGGTGTCGTCAAATGGAGGGCGTGTTTTGGTGCCCGGTATCGTGGTAGACTCGTCGGTGTATGTATCGTTGACCGGCCGACAGCTCGTATGCTCGATGATGAGAAGTATTGTGAGATCACGCGGTATGCGTCCCGACCGGATCGACCGAGCAACATGGGGACGTGGCTGATTTCCCGTGCTCGTGACTGGGCTGCGCTTGAAGGACATGAGAAACTAATCGCGTACGCTGGAGTAGCCGGGAACCGTGGAACATTATATGACGGTGCAGGTTTCGAGGAGGTCGAAGTAACGAACGCTACAGGGGTTGGATGGCAAACACGCGATGGCCGGAAATCGTGGGACGACTATACACGGCGAAAGTGGGTATACGAACTGGAAGGTGCAGAACGATGGTAG
- a CDS encoding DEAD/DEAH box helicase, with the protein MDAFAEKPYKIVPKSQDEAFVVVPRFVPFNVGWLHEQNDAWNVFVVNKYVDWITELPDDIRDRVGIEQQYEEAQVHDDTVEFSSEDERDQAWDDLGGRDGGLYRRKGDTEIKIKNGKEFEIIAELIEQGNLPFTPQPVADEDLRDDRSGIQLRPYQERAWEKFRETGMVGIYWCPGAGKTFISLYIGDRINGKKLVVVPSRTLKEQWEDAIHGRKEKYPGAVDPGEWEIQTYQYLTHRNNLEDYQNDAVTLTIFDECHRLPANTFSKLATIDTTYRMGLSASPYREDGRTDYIFALTGYPIGLKWQELIELGAVQEPDVTVYLYSTQHRKRKDVANIVAERAGKILIFCDAIQKGKRLSQELDVPFVHGDTSDRMETFRENRVVIGSRVADEGVSLDELDTVVEYDFHGGSRRQEAQRVGRVMHSDGKGEHIVMMTDEEYEKHGQRLYSLEEQGFNIRFERRR; encoded by the coding sequence TTGGATGCGTTCGCCGAGAAACCGTATAAGATCGTTCCCAAGTCGCAGGATGAGGCGTTCGTTGTTGTGCCGCGGTTCGTGCCGTTCAACGTAGGGTGGCTGCACGAACAGAACGACGCGTGGAACGTGTTCGTCGTCAACAAGTACGTTGACTGGATCACCGAACTCCCGGACGACATCCGGGACCGGGTCGGCATCGAACAGCAATACGAGGAGGCGCAGGTCCACGACGATACCGTCGAGTTCAGCAGCGAGGACGAACGCGACCAGGCATGGGACGACCTTGGTGGCCGGGACGGTGGCCTCTACCGGCGGAAAGGCGACACCGAGATCAAGATCAAGAACGGGAAAGAGTTCGAGATTATCGCCGAACTCATCGAACAGGGCAACCTACCCTTTACGCCGCAACCGGTCGCTGACGAGGACCTCCGCGATGACCGGAGTGGAATTCAGCTGCGGCCGTACCAGGAACGGGCGTGGGAGAAATTCAGAGAGACCGGGATGGTCGGTATCTACTGGTGTCCCGGCGCCGGGAAGACATTCATCTCCCTGTACATCGGTGACCGCATCAACGGCAAGAAGCTCGTCGTGGTCCCCTCACGGACGCTAAAGGAGCAGTGGGAGGACGCGATTCACGGCCGGAAAGAGAAATATCCCGGCGCGGTCGATCCCGGTGAGTGGGAGATCCAGACCTATCAGTATCTGACCCACCGGAACAACCTCGAGGACTACCAGAACGATGCGGTGACGCTGACGATTTTCGACGAATGCCACCGCCTGCCGGCAAACACGTTCTCGAAGCTAGCAACGATCGACACGACGTACCGAATGGGGCTCAGCGCTTCACCGTACCGGGAAGACGGCCGCACCGACTACATCTTCGCGTTGACCGGGTACCCGATCGGGTTGAAGTGGCAGGAACTGATCGAACTGGGAGCGGTCCAAGAGCCGGACGTCACCGTCTACCTGTATTCCACACAACATCGGAAGCGCAAGGACGTGGCGAACATTGTCGCCGAGCGCGCCGGGAAGATCCTCATCTTCTGCGACGCGATCCAGAAAGGGAAGCGGCTCTCACAGGAGCTGGATGTGCCGTTCGTCCACGGCGACACGTCGGACCGGATGGAGACGTTCCGGGAGAACCGTGTGGTCATCGGGAGTCGTGTCGCGGACGAAGGCGTCTCGCTCGACGAACTGGATACCGTGGTCGAGTACGATTTCCACGGTGGATCACGGCGGCAGGAAGCCCAGCGCGTTGGCCGCGTGATGCATAGCGACGGCAAGGGCGAGCATATCGTGATGATGACCGACGAGGAGTACGAGAAACATGGCCAGCGGCTCTACTCGCTGGAAGAGCAGGGATTCAATATTCGATTTGAACGAAGGCGATGA
- a CDS encoding CBASS oligonucleotide cyclase: MGSGISPRSRSGGTGPGGGSAEPSAADSDDEQTSIDEYADEAAITDHQGETIDERRQRLVDIMDEELDVEDSHQIGSHTRGTMVGPLDEESDSDVMVVLDEAQHGQWLQGENGSKNCLQAVKRALERRYPNSKVSIDRNVVAVQFHDFTVEVAPAFRSGDGYVIPDTYSGGRSWVQTNPRQYKNQFDAVDRARGGQLQRVARIAKKFNDNTGSPVSSYHMEVMAYHYVRTHPDKNASTEELVEGFFEQLPQRISNGTREPVYGQRIDGEMDPADRREAIQTAREAREHVRRANRLRRQGNTAAADEAYGDAIGDEVNR, encoded by the coding sequence ATGGGTAGCGGTATTTCACCCCGGAGTCGATCCGGTGGTACTGGTCCAGGTGGCGGCAGTGCCGAACCGTCTGCTGCGGACTCAGACGATGAGCAGACTTCCATCGACGAGTACGCGGACGAGGCCGCGATCACGGACCACCAGGGAGAGACGATCGACGAACGCCGGCAACGTCTCGTCGACATCATGGACGAGGAGCTGGACGTGGAAGACAGCCACCAGATCGGCTCTCATACACGGGGAACCATGGTCGGGCCACTGGACGAAGAGTCCGATTCGGACGTGATGGTCGTGCTTGACGAGGCGCAACATGGGCAATGGCTCCAAGGTGAGAACGGGTCGAAGAACTGCTTGCAGGCCGTGAAACGAGCGTTGGAACGACGGTATCCGAACTCCAAGGTCAGTATCGATCGGAATGTGGTTGCCGTCCAGTTCCACGATTTCACGGTCGAAGTCGCGCCGGCGTTCCGCAGTGGTGACGGATACGTGATACCGGACACGTACAGCGGGGGCCGGTCGTGGGTGCAGACGAACCCTCGGCAGTACAAAAACCAGTTCGACGCCGTTGACCGGGCGCGCGGTGGACAGCTGCAGCGAGTGGCCCGGATCGCTAAGAAGTTCAACGACAACACCGGGTCCCCGGTCTCGTCCTATCACATGGAGGTCATGGCGTACCACTACGTCCGCACGCACCCGGATAAGAACGCGTCGACAGAAGAGCTGGTGGAGGGCTTCTTCGAGCAGTTACCGCAGCGGATCTCGAACGGCACGCGAGAACCCGTGTACGGCCAGCGGATTGATGGAGAGATGGATCCGGCGGACCGCCGCGAAGCTATTCAAACGGCACGAGAGGCGCGTGAGCATGTACGCCGAGCAAACCGGCTTCGACGACAAGGGAACACTGCGGCAGCGGACGAAGCGTACGGTGACGCGATCGGTGACGAGGTGAACCGATGA
- a CDS encoding TrmB family transcriptional regulator, with the protein MADLDDILQEVMEWGQYHAAVYRTLVERGALEPTDVSTWSDVPQGRVYDILDDLYREGAVKTQSVNPTIYVAQHPEKIIDRKEAEFVEKATEAKQRLFQTYEVNFNEDLGRNPAWVVAGRSGVVDQVREQLEFADQRIDALEPEPWYGDDDVDLLQSVSENGCDVRIVGRAGAEDALEPFVDSPVSVRHSTDVTTSFYLIDDDRVILNIGRGDTGVMFRDATIATVLTTEFENTYNAAHEVTTPDA; encoded by the coding sequence ATGGCTGATCTCGACGATATTCTCCAGGAAGTGATGGAATGGGGTCAGTACCACGCCGCGGTGTACCGGACACTGGTGGAACGCGGTGCGCTCGAACCGACCGATGTCTCCACGTGGTCTGACGTCCCGCAGGGCCGTGTCTACGATATTCTGGACGACCTGTACCGAGAGGGTGCGGTCAAAACGCAGAGCGTCAACCCTACGATCTACGTGGCCCAGCACCCGGAGAAAATCATCGATCGGAAGGAGGCCGAGTTTGTGGAGAAAGCGACGGAAGCGAAGCAACGGCTGTTCCAGACGTACGAGGTCAACTTTAACGAAGATCTCGGACGGAACCCGGCCTGGGTGGTGGCCGGCCGATCCGGCGTGGTCGATCAGGTCCGGGAGCAGCTTGAATTTGCGGATCAGCGAATTGACGCGCTTGAACCGGAACCGTGGTACGGGGACGACGACGTTGATCTCCTACAGTCGGTCTCAGAAAACGGATGTGATGTCCGCATCGTTGGCCGGGCAGGCGCAGAAGATGCTCTCGAACCGTTTGTGGATTCCCCGGTTAGCGTGCGGCATTCCACGGATGTGACTACATCGTTCTATCTGATCGACGATGACCGGGTGATTCTGAACATTGGCCGGGGAGATACAGGGGTGATGTTCCGGGATGCCACCATAGCAACTGTTTTGACGACAGAATTCGAGAATACATATAACGCGGCACACGAGGTGACCACTCCCGATGCATAG
- a CDS encoding type II toxin-antitoxin system antitoxin SocA domain-containing protein: MHRKLLPLALMYADDGEPIEGRTRLQKLVFLMQKELEQREQSGMVGSAYEFIPYDYGPFSKDLYDDLDAMINQQFVDDTEEPLRSGKVKYVYEIEDDGQTLVETESENRESVAEVVQVAQEIKEEYNDMLLSDLIEFVYSEYPDYAERSVY, from the coding sequence ATGCATAGAAAACTGCTGCCGTTGGCGTTGATGTACGCCGACGATGGAGAGCCGATTGAAGGACGGACACGGCTACAGAAACTGGTGTTTCTGATGCAAAAGGAACTCGAGCAGCGTGAGCAGTCGGGGATGGTCGGATCAGCGTACGAATTCATTCCATATGACTATGGTCCGTTTTCAAAGGATCTCTACGATGATCTGGATGCGATGATCAACCAGCAGTTTGTGGATGATACCGAGGAGCCGTTGCGTTCGGGGAAAGTGAAGTACGTCTACGAGATCGAAGACGACGGACAAACGTTAGTTGAGACAGAATCGGAGAACCGGGAGAGCGTCGCTGAGGTTGTACAGGTAGCGCAGGAAATCAAGGAGGAGTACAATGATATGCTGCTCTCAGATCTCATTGAGTTCGTGTATTCAGAGTACCCGGATTACGCCGAACGAAGCGTATACTAA
- a CDS encoding GIY-YIG nuclease family protein: MISDNLKSVPTGTPGVYCMFDLDGKAAYAGQTSKLRSRLRQHFIRQDSSVVSYGRLDIWDIAYVDWWETPETDRAEQKLLSAYQPYLNFDAEITPPSGSVDLEIEQPDGTVELVSEEERAFRSEPYNRSKQKLEHLLRMVDTIKLAGHSDATKKTLYAHQRIFHENVSEFLGVEPEEAHTDLSDWVE; encoded by the coding sequence ATGATTTCTGACAACCTCAAGTCAGTTCCAACCGGGACTCCCGGCGTTTACTGCATGTTTGATCTCGACGGCAAGGCCGCCTACGCAGGGCAGACCAGTAAACTCCGGAGCCGCCTCAGGCAACACTTTATCCGACAGGACTCCAGCGTGGTCAGCTATGGCCGACTGGATATCTGGGATATCGCCTACGTGGACTGGTGGGAAACGCCTGAGACGGACCGGGCTGAACAGAAACTACTCTCCGCGTACCAACCGTATCTCAACTTTGATGCCGAAATCACGCCACCAAGCGGTTCCGTCGACCTTGAGATAGAGCAGCCAGACGGAACGGTCGAGCTGGTGTCCGAGGAAGAGCGAGCGTTTCGGTCGGAACCATACAACCGGTCAAAGCAGAAACTTGAGCATCTGCTGCGCATGGTCGATACGATCAAACTGGCTGGCCACAGCGATGCGACCAAGAAAACGCTCTATGCTCATCAGCGCATTTTCCACGAGAACGTCTCCGAGTTCCTCGGCGTCGAACCTGAGGAAGCTCACACCGATCTTTCCGACTGGGTCGAATAG
- a CDS encoding DUF262 domain-containing protein has product MESSDETPLCGTRVFLYPGDPDGTGIIDYDPTDYREIYQDLDFVDSTQFIRSLEQDIELKNRSLLRVTDGERFEVPEYQRNFSWEEEQHEELWDTLLSILTLKPKSGELPVDTYFGTVYIARSSQGEVYEIIDGQQRLSTVSILLKNIKDHLEEKRDQVDGQLQEYAEHICEEYLDELLYRRKGPTETPFLELNDHDDKIYELLFQDPEKKVQTLKAMDQYDGRKQNAIRLRDLFDEIGIPEEVYEDDEELADTDLLESFRYFGDSHRRLVQTDEYYDAKVAAFADREEFDTPEKEVKALLNLAHFTLRSLRVSECIFQTDNQELRIEVFQSLNDRGVELSNMDKVRARIVGRFQGESDSDKQIARWENVVQMFGGDADAVEDFLAHYLAATEKSFETVTDARSNMLEAFRLKQIGRRDIKSRLASPGQARDFLEELENYAGRYREIVTADLTDDDTELKKEYREECEAILQRLNKLGTKQWRPFVMYVYQAVTEAPGKDAFLRDILKTVENITFRVAISDLVATVVDDTYPKTCQAFRELEQSGNQFDVDTISETLIENIDSSARQLFDESFIDVLITSENWRNNQTKQLFLKLADEDFRRRNQTGITKSELSEDPSEVHIEHILPLSYFLPGKENPYAWLECFFDNGDRNMIETQIDYLRNRDAHLLSADDPGYDEIEQIIDGIEERFVRDLGNMMLLDEEVNTPIKNRLFSVKLREYHLRHSKDMDNLVNQYFSTTDNISNDKLEELVAQDLPEDETQFSEVHPTVQYFNEWWTYEQLVDRKAQLITAILESLKFRTEPDEFEPYMDDIEDYVKEDIEKRLAVLTA; this is encoded by the coding sequence ATGGAAAGTTCGGACGAAACACCACTTTGTGGGACCCGGGTCTTCTTGTATCCCGGCGATCCAGACGGGACAGGGATCATCGACTATGATCCCACTGATTATCGGGAGATCTATCAGGACCTGGATTTCGTGGATAGCACCCAGTTCATCCGCTCGCTCGAGCAGGATATCGAGCTGAAAAACCGGTCGCTCCTCCGCGTGACAGATGGAGAACGGTTCGAGGTTCCGGAATACCAGCGGAACTTCTCGTGGGAGGAGGAACAACATGAGGAACTGTGGGACACGCTCCTGTCTATTCTCACACTGAAACCAAAATCCGGCGAACTCCCGGTGGACACCTACTTCGGCACCGTGTATATTGCCCGGTCCTCGCAGGGTGAAGTCTATGAGATCATCGACGGCCAGCAACGCCTCTCCACGGTCTCCATCCTCCTGAAGAACATCAAAGACCATCTCGAGGAGAAGCGGGACCAGGTCGACGGCCAGCTCCAAGAGTACGCCGAACACATCTGTGAGGAATATCTCGACGAGCTGCTGTACCGGCGGAAAGGCCCAACCGAAACCCCATTCCTGGAACTCAACGACCACGACGACAAGATCTACGAGCTGCTGTTCCAGGACCCCGAGAAGAAGGTTCAGACGCTCAAGGCGATGGACCAGTACGACGGCCGCAAACAGAACGCCATCCGCCTCCGAGACCTCTTCGATGAGATCGGGATCCCCGAAGAAGTCTACGAAGACGACGAGGAACTGGCCGATACCGACCTGCTGGAGTCGTTCCGGTATTTCGGCGACTCCCACCGCCGATTGGTGCAGACCGACGAATACTACGATGCAAAGGTCGCCGCATTCGCCGACCGGGAAGAGTTCGACACGCCCGAAAAAGAGGTCAAGGCCCTGCTCAACCTTGCACATTTCACCCTCCGGTCACTCCGCGTCTCCGAGTGCATCTTCCAGACCGACAACCAGGAGCTCCGCATCGAAGTCTTCCAGTCGCTGAACGACCGTGGGGTCGAACTCTCCAATATGGACAAGGTCCGGGCTCGTATCGTCGGCCGGTTCCAGGGCGAGTCCGACAGCGACAAACAGATCGCCCGCTGGGAGAACGTGGTACAGATGTTCGGCGGTGACGCGGACGCGGTCGAGGACTTCCTCGCCCACTACCTGGCGGCAACCGAGAAGTCGTTCGAGACTGTGACCGATGCCCGCAGCAACATGCTGGAAGCGTTCCGGCTGAAACAGATCGGCCGCCGCGATATCAAATCCCGGCTGGCCAGCCCCGGACAGGCCCGCGACTTCCTCGAGGAACTGGAAAACTATGCGGGCAGGTACCGGGAGATCGTGACCGCCGACCTGACCGACGACGACACCGAGCTGAAAAAGGAGTACCGGGAAGAGTGCGAAGCCATCCTCCAGCGTCTCAACAAACTCGGGACCAAGCAGTGGCGGCCATTCGTCATGTACGTCTACCAGGCCGTGACGGAAGCCCCCGGGAAGGACGCGTTTCTCCGCGACATCCTGAAAACGGTGGAGAATATCACGTTCCGGGTCGCGATTTCCGATCTCGTGGCGACCGTCGTGGACGACACGTACCCGAAAACCTGTCAAGCGTTCCGCGAACTCGAACAGTCAGGGAACCAGTTCGACGTCGATACGATCAGTGAAACGCTGATCGAGAACATCGATAGCTCAGCGCGCCAGCTCTTCGACGAGTCGTTCATCGACGTCCTCATCACCAGCGAAAACTGGCGGAACAACCAGACGAAGCAGCTGTTCCTGAAACTGGCAGACGAAGACTTCCGGCGACGGAACCAGACCGGGATCACGAAATCCGAACTGAGCGAGGATCCGAGCGAGGTCCACATCGAGCACATTCTCCCCCTATCCTACTTCCTCCCCGGCAAGGAGAACCCGTACGCCTGGCTGGAATGCTTCTTCGATAATGGCGACCGCAACATGATCGAAACGCAGATCGACTATCTGCGGAACCGGGACGCCCACCTCCTCTCCGCGGACGATCCCGGGTACGACGAGATCGAGCAGATCATCGACGGGATCGAGGAACGGTTTGTCCGCGACCTCGGGAACATGATGCTTCTGGACGAGGAGGTGAACACGCCGATCAAGAACCGATTGTTCTCGGTGAAACTCCGCGAGTACCACCTCCGACACAGCAAGGACATGGACAATCTCGTTAACCAGTACTTCTCGACCACAGATAATATCTCGAACGATAAACTCGAGGAACTGGTCGCCCAGGATCTGCCAGAGGATGAAACCCAGTTCTCGGAGGTCCACCCCACAGTCCAGTACTTCAACGAGTGGTGGACCTACGAACAGCTGGTCGACCGGAAAGCGCAGCTCATCACGGCCATACTGGAATCGCTGAAGTTCAGAACGGAACCTGACGAGTTTGAACCGTATATGGACGATATCGAAGACTACGTCAAGGAAGACATCGAAAAACGGCTGGCAGTGCTGACCGCGTAA